In a genomic window of Mesoplasma tabanidae:
- a CDS encoding potassium transporter TrkG, with amino-acid sequence MTSKRNKSDKPNWLKIKNDKEQKNKFDPQKAFLKLKIWWPLSKVSGRIFLIYLFIVLFGGFLLCIPGIVINNDLNGYDFRWDYLTGIFTASSAFSDTGINIIDPSHDYTFWGQLILLVLIEMGGIGVLTLKIILFISINKKISLNDTVVAQSERGNDVKSSTIELIKDGFIFLTFVQLVAAGILFFLFFFSQPATVSTNGTELNVVSPYHNFLKSIWFAVFHSTSAINNAGYDLLSTNSLQPYNIEGHQVYGIQIVFLLEWVIGGLGYPTFHDIKRKLRARRVGQKVRFSLFTKLNFWVYSILFLVGPLLVFASEYSNQANSLIFNYYEYKVDPLTQMPINVIVTQAKPGYAVAMDIIFNTTACRNAGFSTVPINDFNASSKSILSSLMFIGSAPSSTAGGIRTTTFAIIILSTWAVIRNKSYTSAFKKVIPAETVRRSFSVFFISVFILTIVVILIYFDSNAYLTPGVENGVAGELVQNQGDASIIQILTLITSAYGTVGMNPFTQHQMYNFGVLTKLLIILCMFLGQLGISNTLLAFIKPSRKTNFKYLEEDITIG; translated from the coding sequence ATGACAAGCAAAAGAAATAAGTCAGATAAACCTAATTGACTTAAAATTAAAAATGATAAAGAACAAAAGAATAAGTTTGATCCCCAAAAAGCTTTTTTAAAACTTAAAATATGATGACCTTTGTCTAAAGTATCTGGACGAATATTTTTAATTTATTTATTTATTGTTTTATTTGGAGGATTTTTACTTTGTATCCCGGGGATTGTTATTAATAATGATTTAAATGGTTATGATTTTAGATGAGACTATCTAACTGGAATATTTACAGCATCAAGTGCTTTTAGTGATACTGGTATTAATATTATTGATCCATCTCATGACTATACATTTTGAGGTCAATTAATTTTACTTGTTTTAATTGAAATGGGTGGAATTGGAGTTTTAACATTAAAAATTATTTTGTTTATTTCAATTAATAAAAAGATTTCACTTAATGACACAGTTGTTGCCCAATCAGAACGTGGTAATGATGTTAAATCATCAACTATTGAATTAATTAAAGATGGGTTTATATTTTTAACTTTTGTACAACTAGTAGCTGCTGGAATTTTATTCTTTTTATTCTTTTTTTCACAACCTGCAACTGTATCCACAAATGGAACAGAATTAAATGTGGTTTCTCCTTATCATAATTTTTTAAAGTCAATTTGATTTGCTGTTTTTCATTCAACTAGTGCTATTAATAATGCTGGATATGATTTATTGTCAACAAACTCACTTCAACCTTATAATATTGAAGGGCATCAAGTATATGGAATTCAAATAGTTTTCTTATTAGAATGAGTAATTGGTGGATTAGGTTATCCTACATTCCACGATATTAAAAGAAAATTAAGAGCAAGAAGAGTTGGTCAAAAAGTTAGATTTAGTTTATTTACTAAATTAAATTTTTGAGTTTATTCAATATTATTTCTTGTTGGCCCTTTATTAGTTTTTGCAAGTGAATATTCAAATCAGGCAAATTCATTAATTTTTAATTACTATGAATATAAAGTTGATCCATTAACTCAAATGCCAATTAATGTAATTGTAACCCAAGCAAAACCAGGATATGCTGTAGCAATGGATATTATATTTAATACAACAGCTTGTAGAAATGCTGGTTTCTCAACTGTTCCAATTAATGATTTTAATGCATCCTCAAAGTCAATATTATCTTCACTAATGTTTATAGGTTCAGCCCCATCATCAACAGCAGGTGGTATTCGAACCACAACATTTGCAATCATCATTCTTTCAACATGAGCTGTTATTAGAAATAAAAGTTATACAAGTGCTTTTAAAAAAGTTATACCAGCTGAAACAGTAAGAAGAAGTTTCTCAGTATTTTTTATTTCAGTATTTATATTAACTATTGTAGTTATATTAATTTATTTTGATTCAAATGCCTATTTAACACCAGGTGTTGAAAATGGAGTAGCAGGAGAACTTGTACAAAATCAGGGTGATGCAAGTATAATACAAATATTGACTTTAATTACAAGTGCATATGGAACAGTTGGGATGAACCCATTTACTCAACATCAAATGTATAATTTTGGTGTATTGACTAAACTATTAATTATTTTATGTATGTTCTTAGGACAACTTGGAATTTCAAATACATTATTAGCATTTATTAAACCATCAAGAAAAACAAACTTTAAATATTTAGAAGAAGACATAACTATAGGGTAG
- a CDS encoding ATP-binding cassette domain-containing protein → MQKIYKRNKSSIMFFSVLAFISAAAMVFSGYIVSYIVNTAVEVINGEQKNMNKLFIEIGICALSFLIFILFSYFQKQQKIKTIKKFNLYLRRVVIQKIVTLNLNELNSKSNGDFISWLTNDINQIERKSFENLFNFIDCFFAVILSITAIFLLNWIVALATIVSFWILMIVPGLLQKSMIKTVNNVSTKQEQFSSKVEDVIVGYRELLYNNKTEIFDEMINEKSLDLENYKQKNKNLEALQVTGIISASSICQIALLILTVILASYKWAPIGIVFAVPQLASNFLGNGQQTLQALFEMLGSKGLFTKFKYEKVELNNEKLKPFKSIVVNNLSLVIKGNTLFKDLSLEVNKGKKYLISGRSGVGKSTLIKILFGALPDYQGEILWNNQVNYSEIDRKKLWEQIYYVQQEATIFEGTFKENITLFDDSMTDKKVLEIVKLVNLEELVTKNNNTLSFECKDISKGEAQRIAIGRALLSNKKVVYLDEPTASLDKGNTELIENLILKNPDLTVLFISHTSDIKNQMFDEVIKLK, encoded by the coding sequence ATGCAAAAAATTTATAAAAGGAACAAATCATCAATTATGTTTTTTTCAGTTCTTGCATTTATTTCAGCTGCTGCAATGGTTTTTAGTGGTTATATTGTAAGTTATATTGTAAATACAGCGGTTGAAGTTATAAATGGTGAACAAAAAAATATGAATAAACTTTTTATTGAAATTGGAATATGCGCTCTTTCATTTTTGATTTTTATTTTATTTTCATATTTCCAAAAACAACAAAAAATAAAAACAATTAAAAAGTTTAATCTATATTTAAGAAGAGTAGTTATTCAAAAAATAGTTACTTTAAATTTAAATGAATTAAATAGTAAAAGTAATGGTGATTTTATAAGCTGACTTACAAATGATATTAATCAAATCGAACGAAAATCATTTGAAAATTTATTTAATTTTATTGATTGCTTTTTTGCAGTTATATTATCAATAACTGCAATATTTTTATTAAATTGGATTGTTGCTCTAGCAACTATTGTATCATTTTGAATTTTAATGATAGTTCCAGGATTATTACAAAAATCGATGATAAAAACAGTAAATAATGTTTCAACAAAACAAGAACAATTTTCATCTAAAGTTGAAGATGTAATTGTTGGTTATAGAGAACTTCTTTATAATAACAAAACAGAAATTTTTGATGAAATGATTAATGAAAAAAGTCTAGATTTAGAAAATTACAAACAAAAAAATAAAAACTTGGAAGCTTTACAAGTAACTGGTATTATTTCAGCAAGTTCTATTTGTCAAATTGCATTATTAATATTAACAGTTATTTTAGCCTCATATAAGTGAGCTCCTATTGGTATTGTTTTCGCTGTTCCACAATTGGCAAGTAATTTTCTAGGTAATGGACAACAAACACTTCAAGCATTATTTGAAATGCTAGGAAGCAAAGGATTATTTACAAAATTTAAATATGAAAAAGTAGAATTAAATAATGAAAAATTAAAACCATTTAAATCAATTGTTGTTAATAACCTAAGTTTAGTTATTAAAGGAAACACTTTATTTAAAGACTTAAGTTTAGAAGTTAATAAAGGTAAAAAATATTTAATTTCAGGTCGTAGTGGTGTTGGTAAAAGTACCCTTATTAAAATTTTATTTGGAGCATTACCAGATTATCAAGGAGAAATTCTGTGAAATAATCAAGTAAATTATTCAGAAATTGATCGTAAAAAATTATGAGAACAAATTTATTATGTTCAACAAGAAGCAACTATTTTTGAAGGGACCTTTAAAGAAAACATTACATTATTTGATGATTCAATGACTGATAAAAAAGTACTTGAAATTGTCAAATTAGTTAATTTAGAAGAACTTGTAACTAAAAATAACAATACTTTATCATTTGAATGTAAGGATATTTCTAAAGGTGAAGCTCAAAGAATTGCAATTGGCAGAGCTTTATTATCGAATAAAAAGGTTGTTTATTTAGACGAACCAACAGCTAGTTTAGATAAAGGAAATACTGAATTAATTGAAAACTTAATTCTAAAAAATCCTGATTTAACAGTATTATTTATTTCACATACTTCTGATATTAAAAATCAAATGTTTGATGAAGTTATAAAATTAAAATAG
- a CDS encoding bifunctional 5,10-methylenetetrahydrofolate dehydrogenase/5,10-methenyltetrahydrofolate cyclohydrolase, with translation MIILDGKKVALKRKNELALKISEYQNKGLRKPKLVVIMVGNDPASEVYVSHKIKIANQVGINSELLRFNYDIKKEELYNKINELNSDINIDGILLQLPLPDDFIEEDYLQAITPLKDVDGFHYINQGKMLQGYDTTFPCTPLGIINLLEEFSIDVKNKDITLIGTSNIVGKPLGMMLLNKQATVTMCNKNTKDIKKHTVEADIIISATGKQFIISEDMIKNDAIVIDVGIIRDPATNKLVGDVDFDNVKLKASYITPVPGGVGPMTVITLMENTFNLYEKQLNKIK, from the coding sequence ATGATTATTTTAGATGGAAAAAAAGTAGCATTAAAAAGAAAAAATGAATTAGCATTAAAAATTTCAGAATATCAAAATAAGGGTTTAAGAAAACCTAAACTAGTTGTTATCATGGTTGGTAATGATCCTGCAAGTGAAGTTTATGTTTCTCATAAAATTAAAATAGCCAATCAAGTTGGTATTAATTCAGAACTTTTACGTTTTAATTATGATATTAAAAAAGAAGAACTATATAACAAAATAAATGAACTAAACTCTGATATAAATATTGATGGAATCTTATTACAGTTGCCACTACCTGATGATTTTATTGAAGAAGATTATTTGCAAGCAATTACTCCTTTAAAAGATGTAGATGGTTTTCATTACATTAATCAAGGTAAAATGTTACAAGGGTATGACACTACATTTCCATGCACACCATTAGGAATTATTAATTTATTAGAAGAATTTAGTATTGATGTTAAAAATAAAGATATAACATTAATTGGTACAAGCAATATTGTTGGAAAACCACTAGGTATGATGTTATTAAACAAACAAGCAACTGTAACAATGTGTAATAAAAATACAAAAGACATTAAAAAGCATACTGTTGAAGCAGACATTATTATTAGTGCTACAGGAAAGCAATTTATTATTAGTGAAGACATGATAAAAAATGATGCTATTGTTATTGATGTAGGGATTATTAGAGATCCAGCAACTAATAAGCTAGTTGGAGATGTTGACTTTGATAATGTTAAATTAAAAGCTAGTTATATAACTCCAGTTCCTGGCGGAGTTGGTCCAATGACTGTAATTACATTAATGGAAAACACATTTAATTTATATGAAAAACAACTTAATAAAATAAAATAA
- a CDS encoding GMP reductase — protein MYAFDYEDIQLIPNMCVVNSRSECNTSVTLGKNTFKMPVVPANMATVINEELSVMLAEKNYFYVMHRFDFDAISFVKKMKEKKLISSISVGVKEQDFKLINDLSDLNLIPDYITIDIAHGHANSVKQMIEHIRNKMKDQTFIIAGNVATPQAVRDLEHWGADATKVGVGPGKVCITKLKTGFGTGGWQLGAIKWCSKAATKPIIADGGLRVNGDIAKSIRFGATMCMIGSLFAAHEESPGKNVTVDGILFKEYYGSASEYNKGEKRYVEGKKELIKVRGKLIDTYKEMEEDLQSSISYAGGKTLKAIKKVDYVILKTSNF, from the coding sequence ATGTACGCTTTTGATTATGAAGATATTCAACTTATACCAAACATGTGTGTTGTAAATTCAAGGAGTGAATGTAATACTTCTGTAACACTAGGAAAAAATACTTTTAAAATGCCTGTTGTTCCTGCAAATATGGCAACAGTTATAAATGAAGAATTATCTGTTATGTTGGCAGAGAAAAATTATTTTTATGTAATGCATAGATTTGATTTTGATGCTATTTCATTTGTTAAAAAGATGAAAGAAAAGAAATTAATATCATCAATAAGTGTTGGTGTTAAAGAGCAAGACTTTAAATTAATTAATGATCTAAGCGATTTAAATTTAATACCTGATTATATAACTATTGATATTGCTCATGGGCATGCTAATAGTGTTAAACAAATGATTGAGCACATTAGAAATAAAATGAAAGATCAAACTTTTATTATTGCTGGAAATGTTGCTACCCCACAAGCAGTTAGAGATTTAGAACATTGAGGAGCTGATGCAACTAAAGTTGGTGTTGGTCCTGGTAAAGTGTGTATAACTAAATTAAAAACAGGATTTGGAACAGGTGGGTGACAACTTGGAGCAATTAAATGATGCAGTAAAGCGGCAACAAAACCAATAATTGCAGATGGTGGCCTAAGAGTTAATGGAGACATTGCAAAATCAATAAGATTTGGAGCTACAATGTGTATGATAGGAAGCTTATTTGCTGCTCACGAAGAATCACCAGGAAAAAATGTGACAGTTGATGGCATTTTATTTAAAGAATACTACGGAAGCGCAAGCGAGTATAATAAGGGCGAAAAAAGATATGTAGAGGGAAAAAAAGAACTTATTAAAGTACGTGGAAAATTAATAGATACATACAAAGAAATGGAAGAAGATTTGCAATCATCTATTTCATATGCAGGTGGTAAAACATTAAAAGCAATTAAAAAAGTTGACTACGTAATTTTAAAGACAAGTAACTTTTAA
- a CDS encoding HAD-IIB family hydrolase: MKKIIAFSDCDGTLLFDDYKFSDYTIITVKNIYENGSYLIPITARTLKNLKNIAKQLKIDELGGIIAGNNGAQIFDFKTGKYILNKIVDKNIIDEIFDLYYTEADEEKECKVNFTSEEIVYSFGESENTKKWAKIMEQQFKVISNSNEIVEDIVSISIITKKGTDLETYLHHFNKIKAKYGSDYRIDNYHNRVISIAPKDIDKGYAVEIINNYLNSSGPYETYGFGDSYNDFPLIAAVDYGIAMKNALDELKETAYDITEYPNYQDGVARYINDKIFKK; encoded by the coding sequence ATGAAAAAAATTATAGCATTTAGCGATTGTGATGGAACATTATTATTTGATGATTACAAGTTTTCTGATTACACAATTATCACAGTAAAAAATATTTATGAAAACGGAAGTTATTTAATTCCAATTACAGCAAGAACTTTAAAAAATTTAAAAAACATAGCTAAACAATTAAAAATAGATGAACTTGGTGGTATTATTGCAGGTAATAACGGAGCTCAAATTTTTGATTTTAAAACTGGGAAATATATACTAAATAAAATTGTTGATAAAAATATCATTGATGAAATTTTTGATTTATATTACACAGAAGCGGATGAAGAAAAAGAATGTAAAGTTAATTTTACTTCAGAAGAAATTGTTTATTCTTTTGGTGAATCAGAAAATACAAAAAAATGAGCAAAAATTATGGAACAGCAATTTAAAGTTATTTCAAATTCAAATGAAATTGTAGAAGATATTGTAAGTATTTCTATAATAACTAAAAAAGGAACAGATTTAGAAACATATCTACATCATTTTAATAAGATTAAAGCAAAATATGGAAGCGATTATAGAATTGACAATTACCATAATAGAGTTATAAGTATAGCTCCAAAAGATATTGATAAAGGTTATGCTGTTGAAATTATTAATAATTATTTAAACAGCTCAGGTCCATATGAAACATATGGTTTTGGAGATAGTTACAATGATTTTCCTTTAATTGCAGCTGTTGACTATGGTATTGCAATGAAAAATGCATTGGATGAGTTAAAAGAAACAGCTTATGACATTACTGAATATCCAAATTATCAAGATGGTGTTGCTAGATATATCAATGATAAAATATTTAAAAAATAA
- a CDS encoding potassium channel family protein has product MAKKKSIAIIGVSNFSLSVIKTLVDKKQQVTVFDYDEDKLNLHLSEYEYGVDVVVLDSTNKMALAKNGIKAYDVVIVGVGTNIESGLMTVLNLIDLECENVIARARDEKHKRILTALGLSENQIILPDALAGNIVAARSMFNIDLDVDVQSIDEDFVSTTLSVNNHNIFNKTILAAGLSTTKDFNIIQIRRKSKILLPDDYTELKENDDVVVFARTTVINELAEKIQGGAKDKKDVNDELVIFEELENDNKNNNKTLEDKNKDDDLFDSTAADDLFDSIIFDDNVNETIDMSNLEKNKKALKK; this is encoded by the coding sequence ATGGCGAAGAAAAAAAGTATTGCGATTATTGGAGTTTCAAATTTTAGTTTATCTGTAATAAAAACACTTGTTGACAAAAAGCAACAAGTTACAGTTTTTGATTATGATGAAGATAAATTAAACTTGCATTTATCAGAATATGAATATGGAGTTGATGTTGTTGTATTAGACTCAACAAATAAAATGGCTTTAGCTAAAAATGGAATTAAAGCTTATGATGTTGTTATTGTTGGGGTTGGAACAAATATTGAGTCTGGTCTAATGACTGTTTTAAATTTAATTGACCTAGAATGTGAAAATGTTATTGCTAGAGCAAGAGATGAAAAACATAAAAGAATTCTTACAGCACTAGGGTTAAGCGAAAATCAAATTATTTTACCTGATGCACTTGCTGGTAACATAGTAGCTGCTAGATCAATGTTTAATATTGATCTTGATGTTGATGTTCAATCAATTGATGAAGACTTTGTTTCTACAACTTTAAGCGTAAACAACCATAATATATTTAATAAAACAATTTTAGCTGCTGGACTTTCAACAACAAAAGATTTTAATATCATTCAAATTAGAAGAAAAAGTAAAATACTATTACCTGATGACTATACTGAATTAAAAGAAAATGATGATGTTGTTGTTTTTGCAAGAACAACTGTAATTAATGAATTAGCTGAAAAAATTCAAGGTGGAGCTAAAGACAAAAAAGATGTTAATGACGAATTAGTCATTTTTGAAGAATTGGAAAATGACAATAAAAATAACAATAAAACTTTAGAAGATAAAAATAAAGACGATGACTTATTTGATTCAACAGCAGCAGATGACTTATTTGATTCAATTATTTTTGATGACAATGTTAACGAAACTATCGACATGTCAAATTTGGAAAAAAATAAAAAGGCTTTAAAGAAATAA
- a CDS encoding ThiF family adenylyltransferase, which produces MYLLWNLQKHFFKIDKSTLRIGTDDSDCWTIDDSEGIWEKLIKKCDGSLKFLEILDEYEFNVRKIIKNGINLFIEKGLILTLDKPYKSDKWIQNNKSNIFYFNDENINGINFQKKINKTSVTILGLGGGGFTLLEHLICIGVKKINVVDFDKIDYSNLNRQNIWTLKDIGKYKVDVAYEYAKSKDPKISINRSYKKMKSVSDVLEQICESEWVFSCMDEPPYLLQRIVNRACIIKNKPVVFCFCQKNNGRYFFVKKGKGGCVDCLFSEIINEDLYNFIKNLQKSNFKPITAATSYTIQMLISIMVNEWVKTLQNEENYSVIKRIDFNTLELKEIIKWEKNLNCVTCGNSNSSNNKFLEDFFELIKI; this is translated from the coding sequence ATGTATTTATTATGAAATTTACAAAAACATTTTTTTAAAATTGATAAAAGCACCTTAAGAATTGGAACAGATGATTCAGATTGTTGAACTATCGATGATTCAGAAGGTATTTGAGAAAAATTGATAAAAAAATGTGATGGATCATTAAAATTTTTAGAAATTTTAGATGAGTATGAATTTAACGTTAGAAAAATAATTAAAAATGGAATAAATTTATTTATAGAAAAAGGACTTATTTTAACACTTGATAAACCATATAAATCGGATAAATGAATTCAAAATAATAAGTCTAATATTTTTTATTTCAATGATGAAAATATTAATGGAATAAATTTTCAAAAAAAAATTAATAAAACATCAGTTACTATTTTAGGACTAGGCGGTGGTGGTTTTACATTGCTTGAACATCTCATTTGTATAGGAGTTAAAAAAATTAACGTTGTAGATTTTGATAAAATAGATTATTCAAATTTAAATAGACAAAATATCTGAACATTAAAAGATATAGGAAAATATAAAGTTGACGTTGCCTATGAATATGCAAAAAGCAAAGATCCAAAAATTTCAATAAATAGAAGTTACAAAAAAATGAAAAGTGTTTCTGATGTTCTTGAACAAATATGCGAAAGTGAATGAGTTTTTTCATGTATGGATGAACCACCTTATTTACTTCAACGAATAGTAAATCGAGCATGCATTATAAAAAATAAACCTGTTGTTTTTTGTTTTTGTCAAAAAAATAATGGTAGATATTTTTTTGTCAAAAAAGGTAAAGGCGGTTGCGTTGACTGTTTATTTAGTGAAATTATTAATGAAGACTTATATAATTTTATTAAAAATTTACAAAAAAGCAATTTTAAACCAATAACAGCAGCTACTTCTTATACAATTCAAATGTTAATTAGTATTATGGTAAATGAATGAGTTAAAACTTTGCAAAACGAAGAAAATTATAGTGTTATTAAAAGAATTGATTTTAATACTCTTGAACTTAAAGAAATAATAAAATGAGAAAAAAATTTAAATTGTGTAACTTGTGGGAATAGTAATAGTAGTAATAATAAATTTTTAGAGGATTTTTTTGAATTAATAAAAATATAG